From Pseudonocardia autotrophica, one genomic window encodes:
- the ndk gene encoding nucleoside-diphosphate kinase, whose amino-acid sequence MTERTLVLVKPDGVSRKLVGEVVSRIERKGLDLVALDLRTVDRELATQHYAEHDGKPFFEELISFITSGPVLAAVVEGPRAIAAWRQVAGGTDPVEKAAPGSIRGDLALETGSNLVHGSDAPASADREIKLWFPNL is encoded by the coding sequence GTGACTGAACGCACTCTCGTCCTGGTCAAGCCCGACGGGGTCTCGCGCAAGCTCGTCGGTGAGGTCGTCTCCCGCATCGAGCGCAAGGGCCTCGATCTCGTCGCACTCGACCTGCGCACCGTCGACCGTGAGCTGGCCACCCAGCACTACGCCGAGCACGACGGCAAGCCCTTCTTCGAGGAGCTGATCTCCTTCATCACCTCCGGCCCGGTGCTCGCCGCGGTCGTCGAGGGTCCGCGGGCGATCGCCGCCTGGCGCCAGGTGGCCGGCGGGACCGACCCGGTCGAGAAGGCGGCGCCGGGCAGCATCCGGGGCGACCTGGCCCTGGAGACCGGCTCGAACCTGGTGCACGGCTCGGACGCGCCGGCCTCGGCCGACCGGGAGATCAAGCTCTGGTTCCCGAACCTGTGA
- a CDS encoding DUF4233 domain-containing protein → MSEIPGVPEGVRPPPTDPMKGARGVFAATLILEAIVVLLALLVLPRFGSGSTGLGIGVIVGLAVAMILASGLQRRSWGLNAALVLQVLLVIAAFVFLPSLAIVALAFVIVWVILVWMRREVARRMAAGTLPSQQEG, encoded by the coding sequence GTGAGCGAGATCCCCGGAGTCCCCGAGGGCGTGCGACCGCCGCCCACCGACCCGATGAAGGGCGCCCGCGGCGTGTTCGCGGCGACGCTGATCCTCGAGGCGATCGTGGTGCTGCTGGCGCTGCTGGTGCTGCCGCGGTTCGGCAGCGGGTCCACCGGGCTCGGCATCGGGGTGATCGTCGGTCTGGCGGTCGCGATGATCCTGGCCTCCGGGCTGCAACGCCGGTCGTGGGGGCTGAACGCGGCCCTGGTGCTGCAGGTCCTGCTGGTGATCGCGGCGTTCGTGTTCCTGCCGTCGCTGGCGATCGTCGCGCTCGCCTTCGTGATCGTCTGGGTGATCCTGGTGTGGATGCGCCGGGAGGTGGCCCGGCGGATGGCGGCCGGGACGCTGCCGTCGCAGCAGGAGGGGTAG
- a CDS encoding bifunctional folylpolyglutamate synthase/dihydrofolate synthase codes for MAPQDDRFEYDQFDEEDSPTYGGDRWAEGGFGRDEADPEADPAGRAGADDSDSDTEDSDTGDADSDTGDADSDTGDADSDSGDADSNTESGGSAPEDGDRSVAAGRAAAAEAPEKDAQEAVIAAVLQEIRGGDNPDVVPAQSTVAGYAEFLAVDAVLDRRWPESVMEPSLDRMQALCDALGEPQRGYPVVHLTGTNGKTSTSRMIDALLTEIGLRTGRYTSPHLQRATERINLDNRPVSPERYVEAYREVEPVVELLDAKRGDEPQLSKFEVLTAMAFATFSDAPVEAAVIEVGLGGRWDATNVADAHVAVVLPIGVDHAEYLGDDIVGIAREKAGIIKPGSVAVLAAQDKQVAEVLIERCAEVGAQVAREGAEFGVREREIAVGGQRLELQGLSGRYDDVFIPLHGEHQAANAAVALAAAEALVGAGTAQPLDPDAVRAAFASVRSPGRLEPVQGGPDVPTVLLDAAHNPAGATALARALTTEFRFTRLVGVIGVLQGKDARGILEGLEPVLNEVVVTGNASPRAMNPDELGALAAEVFGADRVSVEPSLQLAIDQAGELAEEAGGSGVGVVVTGSVVTAGEARALFGKEPE; via the coding sequence GTGGCACCACAGGACGACCGGTTCGAATACGACCAGTTCGACGAGGAGGACTCGCCGACCTACGGCGGGGACCGCTGGGCCGAGGGCGGCTTCGGCCGGGATGAAGCCGATCCCGAGGCGGACCCCGCCGGCCGGGCCGGCGCGGACGACTCCGATTCCGACACCGAGGACTCCGACACCGGTGACGCCGACTCCGACACCGGTGACGCCGACTCCGACACCGGTGACGCCGACTCCGACTCCGGTGACGCCGACAGCAACACCGAGTCCGGCGGATCCGCCCCGGAGGACGGCGACCGGTCCGTTGCGGCCGGCCGTGCGGCGGCCGCCGAGGCACCGGAGAAGGACGCTCAGGAGGCCGTGATCGCGGCCGTGCTGCAGGAGATCCGCGGCGGCGACAACCCCGACGTGGTGCCCGCCCAGTCCACCGTCGCCGGCTACGCGGAGTTCCTCGCGGTCGACGCGGTGCTGGACCGGCGCTGGCCGGAGTCGGTCATGGAGCCGTCGCTGGACCGGATGCAGGCCCTGTGCGACGCGCTCGGCGAGCCGCAGCGCGGCTACCCGGTGGTGCATCTGACCGGCACGAACGGCAAGACGTCGACGTCCCGGATGATCGACGCCCTGCTCACCGAGATCGGCCTGCGGACGGGCCGCTACACGAGCCCGCACCTGCAGCGGGCCACCGAGCGGATCAACCTCGACAACCGGCCGGTCAGCCCGGAGCGCTACGTCGAGGCCTACCGCGAGGTGGAGCCGGTGGTCGAGCTGCTCGATGCCAAGCGGGGCGACGAACCGCAGCTGAGCAAGTTCGAGGTACTCACCGCGATGGCGTTCGCGACGTTCTCCGACGCCCCGGTCGAGGCCGCGGTGATCGAGGTCGGGCTCGGCGGCCGCTGGGACGCCACCAACGTCGCCGATGCGCACGTGGCGGTCGTGCTGCCCATCGGCGTCGATCACGCCGAGTACCTGGGCGACGACATCGTGGGGATCGCCCGGGAGAAGGCCGGGATCATCAAGCCCGGCTCGGTCGCGGTGCTCGCGGCGCAGGACAAGCAGGTCGCCGAGGTGCTGATCGAGCGCTGCGCCGAGGTCGGCGCGCAGGTCGCCCGGGAGGGGGCCGAGTTCGGGGTCCGCGAGCGGGAGATCGCCGTCGGCGGTCAGCGCCTCGAGCTGCAGGGCCTGTCCGGCCGCTACGACGACGTGTTCATCCCACTGCACGGCGAGCACCAGGCGGCGAACGCGGCCGTCGCGCTGGCCGCCGCCGAGGCGCTGGTGGGGGCAGGCACCGCGCAGCCGCTGGACCCGGACGCGGTCCGCGCCGCGTTCGCCTCGGTGCGCTCCCCGGGCCGGCTGGAGCCGGTGCAGGGCGGGCCGGACGTACCGACCGTGCTGCTCGATGCCGCGCACAACCCGGCCGGCGCCACCGCCCTGGCCAGGGCGCTGACCACGGAGTTCAGGTTCACCCGGCTGGTCGGGGTGATCGGCGTGCTGCAGGGCAAGGACGCGCGCGGCATCCTCGAGGGCCTCGAACCGGTACTGAACGAGGTCGTGGTCACCGGTAACGCGTCGCCGCGTGCGATGAACCCGGACGAGCTGGGCGCGCTGGCCGCGGAGGTGTTCGGCGCCGACCGGGTCAGCGTGGAGCCGTCGCTGCAGCTGGCGATCGACCAGGCGGGTGAGCTCGCCGAGGAAGCGGGCGGATCGGGCGTCGGCGTCGTCGTCACCGGCTCGGTGGTCACGGCGGGCGAGGCCCGCGCCCTGTTCGGCAAGGAGCCCGAGTGA
- a CDS encoding MerR family transcriptional regulator — protein sequence MVDEDADLEGWRTIDELAHASGVTVRNIRAYQSRGLLPPPEVRARTGYYGPGHAARLELIKDLQDEGVKLDTIKKLLDTTGGSTEQVVQFIRTVRALFAPETRQMVHLAELAQRYESTDTGLAKRGVKMGLLREVGEDTYEEISPRLMTAAAELTGLGIPITRSLDVVEQVRKHADAVAKLYVDLFLGEIWQPFDASGRPDDQWPRVYETIERLRQISGEVMIAVLELAVAERVDVTFGRDIVRNVRTSSAGPTSGPDAEAGAGAPDPA from the coding sequence ATGGTGGACGAGGACGCTGACCTGGAGGGATGGCGCACCATCGACGAGCTGGCCCACGCCAGCGGAGTCACGGTGCGCAACATCCGTGCCTATCAGTCGCGCGGGCTGCTCCCGCCGCCCGAGGTACGGGCCCGGACCGGCTACTACGGCCCGGGGCACGCCGCCCGGCTGGAACTGATCAAGGACCTGCAGGACGAGGGCGTCAAGCTCGACACCATCAAGAAGCTGCTCGACACCACCGGTGGCTCCACCGAGCAGGTCGTGCAGTTCATCCGGACCGTCCGCGCGCTGTTCGCCCCCGAGACCCGGCAGATGGTTCATCTCGCCGAGCTCGCGCAGCGCTACGAGTCGACCGACACCGGCCTCGCCAAGCGCGGGGTGAAGATGGGCCTGCTGCGCGAGGTCGGCGAGGACACCTACGAGGAGATCAGCCCGCGGCTGATGACCGCTGCGGCCGAGCTGACCGGCCTGGGCATCCCGATCACCCGCTCGCTGGACGTCGTCGAGCAGGTCCGCAAGCACGCCGACGCCGTCGCGAAGCTCTACGTCGATCTGTTCCTCGGCGAGATCTGGCAGCCCTTCGACGCGTCCGGACGTCCGGACGACCAGTGGCCCCGGGTCTACGAGACGATCGAGCGGCTGCGTCAGATCTCCGGCGAGGTCATGATCGCCGTGCTGGAGCTGGCCGTCGCCGAACGGGTCGACGTGACCTTCGGCCGGGACATCGTGCGCAACGTGCGCACCAGCAGCGCCGGGCCGACCAGCGGACCGGACGCCGAGGCCGGGGCGGGCGCACCCGACCCGGCCTGA
- the dapA gene encoding 4-hydroxy-tetrahydrodipicolinate synthase gives MITGSIVAIVTPMHDDGEVDHTALGELVERQIDAGTSAIVSVGTTGESSTLSVLEHTEVMRRTIQVANGRVPVIAGTGANSTDEAIHLTRAARAAGADGALLVTPYYNKPPQEGLYQHFKRIAETVAIPQYLYNVPGRTACDLLPSTVARLAEIPNIVGLKEAKGDLDRVRELVALGLDDFALYSGDDGTARASMLAGFHGDISVTANVAPEPMARMCKAAVAGDAETSSALDADLAGLHSALFSEPNPIPVKWALAELGLMPGGIRLPLVPLDEWHHEDVRAALRAAGLLN, from the coding sequence ATGATCACCGGAAGCATCGTCGCGATCGTGACCCCCATGCACGACGACGGCGAGGTCGACCACACGGCGCTCGGTGAGCTCGTCGAACGGCAGATCGACGCCGGCACGTCCGCGATCGTCTCGGTCGGCACGACCGGTGAGTCGTCGACGCTCTCGGTGCTCGAGCACACCGAGGTGATGCGTCGCACGATCCAGGTGGCGAACGGCCGGGTGCCGGTGATCGCCGGCACCGGCGCGAACTCGACCGACGAGGCGATCCACCTGACCCGGGCGGCCCGTGCGGCCGGTGCCGACGGCGCGCTGCTGGTCACGCCGTACTACAACAAGCCTCCGCAGGAGGGCCTCTACCAGCACTTCAAGCGGATCGCCGAGACCGTCGCGATCCCGCAGTACCTGTACAACGTCCCCGGCCGGACGGCATGCGACCTGCTCCCGTCGACGGTCGCGCGGCTCGCCGAGATCCCGAACATCGTGGGGCTCAAGGAGGCCAAGGGCGATCTGGACCGGGTGCGTGAGCTGGTCGCGCTCGGGCTCGACGACTTCGCCCTCTACTCCGGCGACGACGGCACCGCCCGTGCCTCGATGCTGGCCGGCTTCCACGGCGACATCTCGGTGACGGCGAACGTCGCCCCCGAGCCGATGGCGCGGATGTGCAAGGCCGCGGTCGCCGGCGACGCCGAGACGTCGTCCGCGCTGGACGCGGACCTGGCGGGCCTGCACTCGGCGCTGTTCTCCGAGCCGAACCCGATCCCGGTCAAGTGGGCGCTCGCCGAGCTGGGCCTGATGCCCGGCGGGATCCGGCTGCCGCTGGTGCCGCTGGACGAGTGGCACCACGAGGACGTCCGGGCGGCGCTGCGGGCTGCGGGACTGCTGAACTGA
- a CDS encoding GNAT family N-acetyltransferase, translating into MTAQVGVPRRIVDPHPDTARALGELWIAVTEAGGAVDFVPGWDPAEIRGLAAATIDGVRSGALRMLVLGDETAPDGTVFLARGSGIAAHRADVQRLMVRPDLQGRGLGTVLLEAAVAHGREMGVEMLTLGARGGTSLPAFYTARGFVEYGLLPRGVRLGAEDVRDVHLFVFPLTS; encoded by the coding sequence GTGACGGCGCAGGTCGGCGTCCCGCGCAGGATCGTCGACCCGCACCCGGACACCGCCCGCGCGCTCGGTGAGCTCTGGATCGCCGTCACCGAGGCGGGCGGCGCCGTCGACTTCGTGCCCGGCTGGGATCCCGCCGAGATCCGGGGCCTGGCCGCGGCCACGATCGACGGCGTCCGGTCGGGGGCGCTGCGGATGCTCGTCCTCGGCGACGAGACGGCCCCCGACGGCACGGTCTTCCTGGCCCGCGGCAGCGGCATCGCCGCGCACCGCGCGGACGTGCAGCGGCTCATGGTCCGGCCGGATCTGCAGGGCCGTGGGCTCGGCACGGTCCTGCTGGAGGCCGCCGTCGCGCACGGTCGGGAGATGGGCGTCGAGATGCTCACGCTCGGTGCCCGCGGCGGGACGTCGCTGCCCGCCTTCTACACCGCCCGCGGCTTCGTCGAGTACGGCCTGCTCCCGCGTGGGGTGCGGCTCGGCGCCGAGGACGTCCGCGACGTGCACCTGTTCGTGTTCCCGCTGACCTCCTGA